One Deltaproteobacteria bacterium DNA window includes the following coding sequences:
- a CDS encoding UPF0149 family protein, which translates to MKKISKLTDKSVKRLKKFLISPDRPEGTLNYYELAGFLFTIASSPEFVQPSEWLPLIFNDQDAEYESLEEAQNIVQDVMGLFNCISESAGKKGKLPMGCEPDKDAMANLKVNAPLSLWAQGFIIGHEWLQECWTEYLPESMDEELGEIMLILSFFASENLAKSLVEKSEDQETSLDKVAISILDLFPGAVELYSSIGQTIFRTVQNLSSKKGKTASTLKIGRNEPCPCGSGKKFKKCCLGKEPTLH; encoded by the coding sequence ATGAAAAAAATTTCAAAACTTACAGATAAAAGCGTAAAACGGCTAAAAAAGTTTTTAATATCACCAGATCGTCCTGAAGGGACACTGAACTATTATGAATTGGCAGGGTTTCTCTTTACCATTGCATCTTCGCCGGAGTTTGTACAGCCTTCGGAATGGCTGCCCCTTATTTTTAATGATCAAGATGCAGAGTATGAATCTTTGGAGGAAGCACAGAATATAGTGCAGGATGTTATGGGACTTTTTAACTGCATTAGTGAAAGTGCAGGTAAAAAAGGGAAACTCCCCATGGGCTGTGAGCCAGATAAAGATGCCATGGCAAATCTGAAGGTTAATGCACCGCTCAGCTTATGGGCACAAGGATTCATTATCGGTCACGAGTGGTTGCAAGAATGCTGGACTGAGTATTTACCGGAAAGTATGGATGAGGAATTGGGAGAGATAATGCTCATACTCAGCTTTTTTGCAAGTGAGAACTTGGCTAAAAGCTTAGTTGAAAAAAGTGAAGATCAAGAAACTTCACTTGATAAAGTGGCTATATCAATCCTCGATTTGTTTCCCGGTGCGGTTGAGCTCTATTCAAGTATAGGTCAAACCATTTTTAGAACAGTCCAAAACCTTTCATCCAAAAAGGGAAAAACAGCATCTACCCTTAAAATTGGTCGAAATGAGCCATGCCCCTGTGGCAGTGGTAAAAAATTTAAAAAATGCTGCTTGGGTAAAGAACCTACTCTTCACTAA